The region CTATTTTCCGCATTTATTATGGCTACATTATTTTTTTTTACTAACGTCGCACTAGCCGAAGAGCACCACTCAGAAAAGAAAAGCTTTAAAGTCACTGAGCTCAAACCTGGGTTTCAATTCCTGCAAGGCAAAGGCGGTAATATCTTATTGTCTGAAGGTAAGGATGGTCTGCTTATTGTTGACAGTGACTACAGTGAGATGACACCAGCGTTGCTGGAAACCCTAGCCAAGTATAAAAGCGAGTTAAAGTATGTGCTTAATACCCACTGGCATGGCGATCACACTCAAGGTAATAAAGAACTAGGTAAAAGCGCAGAGATAATTGCCCATGACAATGTCTACCAACGTCTAAATAGTCATCAAGAAGTGAAACTGTTCAACATGGTGTCAAAACCTTATCCAGCTGATGCATTGCCAGATATTACCTTTGATCACTCGCTGACGTTACGCTTCAACGATGAAACCATTAAAGCGCTGCATCTACCCAACGGTCACACCGACGGCGACAGTATTATCTTTTTTGAAAAAGCCAATATAGTGCATATGGGTGACCATTTATTTAATGGCATGTTCCCGTTTGTTGATGTTGGTACCAATGGCAGTGTCCGTGGCATGGTGACAAATATTGATGGCATACTTGATCACATAGCTGACGATACCATAGTCGTACCAGGCCATGGTGCTATATCGAACAAAGAAGAGTTGCTCGCGTTTAGAGACATGTTAGTCGGTACCAGCAACGAAGTTGAAATGATGATGCAACAAAATATGAGCCTTGAAGCGATGCAGGAAAAAGGCTTGAGTGAACAATGGAAAGTCTGGGGGAATGGCTTCTTGAATGAAAAAGTGTGGATAGGCATTATACACAGCAGCTTAACCGCATCACTACAAACTCAGGATACAGCTAAGTAGCGACTCGTTATAGAAAGCCATTAACTTAACGATAATGGCTTTCAGCTCCCATAAATTCAATTGAATTTGTGCTGCCTATCAGCAGGGTGATTAACCCCATCATTAGTGACAACATCACTTAAATCAAATGGATTTACGCCTTGTAAACAGCCTATATTGAAACCATATTCATTTGGATTGGAACGTCGCTGATGATGCGTATAAATACCACAATTAGAACAAAAATAATGTTTCGCTGTAGCAGTATTAAATTCATATAACTTTAGATATTCACTGCCTTTTACAATGCGAATACCATCTAGATTAACGGAGCCAACAATTGCCCCTTTGCGACGGCAAATAGAACAATCACAACGGCGAGGATTTTCTATACCATTTGGTAGTGATAATTCAAGCTCAACTAAACCACAATGGCAGGTTGCTTTATGTTTAGCTTGGATCTTAGTTTTCCCTACTTGCTTCAACATACTTTAAATTCCCTTTGTTTTAATCACCGCAGAATAAACAAGCTAAGGCTATAAGGTAAATGACCTTTACTAACTAGCGACTAACTCAACAGGTTCTAACACAGGGGTATTTTCAACCCGATCTCTTCCCTGATTTTTTGCTTGATAGAGTAAATCATCAACCCGTTTAAACAATTTAGCGATAGGCTCATCGACAATATATTGGGTGACCCCGATGCTGGTGGTAAATGTGACTTCTTGTTGTTGATCTGTCATCACTGACGATTTACGGATAACGTCTGCCACACGCAACGCAACATGAGTGGCTTGCTCTAATTCCAGATGCGGCATCACAACCAGAAATTCTTCGCCGCCAAAACGAGCAATTACGTCGGAATTTCTTAACTCCCATTTTAGCAGTGAAGATATTTTTACTAAAACCTGATCACCAACCATGTGACCGTAAGTATCATTAACACGTTTAAAGTGGTCTAAATCAAACATCATTATACTAAATGATTTTTGCACAGCATTACTGTTTTTTGATATAGCTTCGATTTGACGAATTAATACTCGACGGTTGATCAATCCTGTTAATGAATCGATGGTAGATTCGCGATAAAGTTTCATTAGCATTACCATCTGTCCAGATTGTAGCCATAAACTAATACCGCCAAACAACACTAGCAACCATAGTTTGTCGATAACTGCAGCATAGTTTCCTGAGTATTGAATATACTCAAGTATTGTTAATGGTAATGATATAACACTTAAAAGCGCAATGCCTCCGATGAGAGTCAACGGAAACAAGCCTAGCATTGCAACAATTAAGTACGGTATAAGGGTAAAGCTCAATGGTATATCTCTGTAGGCCATTGTTTGAGTCAACGATAGCTCCGTTGCCGTATAGAATAACACCGGAAATAAAAATGATAGTGTTAATACCAATCGAGTCATATTAACGGTGTTGGAACGTCGAATGAGTTGGCATAGGCCGATTAGAGCACAAGAGAGTATTAACCGATTAACTAATAATAATTCAGCCTGCACATTTTCAAAGGCTATAAAATCAAATAAAGATGATAGTGGCACGCTAATAGCAAAAAATAAGCAGACTAATTTAAGACGTTCGACAATATATTGGTTACGCGTTTGAATAAAGTCTTTTGAA is a window of Moritella sp. Urea-trap-13 DNA encoding:
- a CDS encoding MBL fold metallo-hydrolase — translated: MNKLFSAFIMATLFFFTNVALAEEHHSEKKSFKVTELKPGFQFLQGKGGNILLSEGKDGLLIVDSDYSEMTPALLETLAKYKSELKYVLNTHWHGDHTQGNKELGKSAEIIAHDNVYQRLNSHQEVKLFNMVSKPYPADALPDITFDHSLTLRFNDETIKALHLPNGHTDGDSIIFFEKANIVHMGDHLFNGMFPFVDVGTNGSVRGMVTNIDGILDHIADDTIVVPGHGAISNKEELLAFRDMLVGTSNEVEMMMQQNMSLEAMQEKGLSEQWKVWGNGFLNEKVWIGIIHSSLTASLQTQDTAK
- a CDS encoding GFA family protein produces the protein MLKQVGKTKIQAKHKATCHCGLVELELSLPNGIENPRRCDCSICRRKGAIVGSVNLDGIRIVKGSEYLKLYEFNTATAKHYFCSNCGIYTHHQRRSNPNEYGFNIGCLQGVNPFDLSDVVTNDGVNHPADRQHKFN
- a CDS encoding GGDEF domain-containing protein, whose product is MPNSSYSENDDRRQHVNKPQKLLNSGKSFFASNSTIEDVISTSHHSKDFIQTRNQYIVERLKLVCLFFAISVPLSSLFDFIAFENVQAELLLVNRLILSCALIGLCQLIRRSNTVNMTRLVLTLSFLFPVLFYTATELSLTQTMAYRDIPLSFTLIPYLIVAMLGLFPLTLIGGIALLSVISLPLTILEYIQYSGNYAAVIDKLWLLVLFGGISLWLQSGQMVMLMKLYRESTIDSLTGLINRRVLIRQIEAISKNSNAVQKSFSIMMFDLDHFKRVNDTYGHMVGDQVLVKISSLLKWELRNSDVIARFGGEEFLVVMPHLELEQATHVALRVADVIRKSSVMTDQQQEVTFTTSIGVTQYIVDEPIAKLFKRVDDLLYQAKNQGRDRVENTPVLEPVELVAS